TTCGTCTTGAGTGAGTTTGAGAGCAGGCAACTCGGGGAAAACAAAGTCTGCCAGCCCTGTTTCAACCATGAGATCTATCCCGTCCCACGGCGCTGCACCCAGGATGGTTTTGTCCAATTCAGCTTGGACTCGTTCCGCTGTGATGCGTTGGATATGTGGTGCTAGTTCAACCAATGCATCATATACCCGGTCTGCAACTTTAAAACCCAATTGTGATACGAATCGAGTGGCACGTAGCATCCGTAACGGATCATCGTTAAAGCTTTGCTCTGGAGCTGCCGGGGTGTCCAAGGTCCCAGTTACCAAATCCGCCAAACCCGCCACCGGATCGAAAAACTCCATGGTGCCATCGGGCAGGATTTCAATAGCCATCGCATTAACTCGGAAATCCCGCCGAATCAGGTCCCCCGCCAAGGTGTCGCCAAACTGGACTTGTGGGTTGCGGGAATCGCCGTCATATACATCGGAGCGGAATGTAGTAATTTCGATTTGTTGGCCTGCCATTTCAGCTGACACGGTGCCAAACACAATGCCAGTGTCCCAGACTGCATCTGCGCAGCCCTCCAAAATTTTCAAAACTACATCTGGCCTGGCGTCGGTAGTGAAATCTAAATCGTGACCTAAGCTTCCAAGCAAGGCATCCCGCACCGATCCGCCCACGAGATAAAGCTTGTGTCCCTGGTTATGAAACAACTCGGCCAATGGTGCCACCACAGGCATGAGCGGCTGCAGCGCAGTCTGAGCCTGTGCCAACGCCTCTTTAGGGGTACGGACGGAAAGAGTTTCGATGTGTTCAGTCACAGGGCATGATTCTACCCGCCGGCACGCGCTATCATTGAATACTTCGTAGAGGAACTTTGGGCACACCTGCTGCAAATGCCCCAACTAATACAGCTTTAAGGTTACGATCACTAGGATGACTGAGAACAACAGACCGCATCACACCAAGCGGTCCGGGGACGACACTAGCCGCCGACGCCGCCATCGGCGTGGCCGTGGCGAGGGCAGCGGCAAAAACACCCACGATTCTCACAAAACAAACCGGAAAGCCCCTAACCGAAATACCCGTCAGTCTGAGCAATCAGCAAACCCATCTTCACCCACCCCAAATGCGGTAGCCGGGGGCAAGCGCGAAAAACCCAATAATGCTCAATCCGCTACCAATCGCACAAAAAACCGCCGACGCCGCACATCCGAGCCCGCACAAACCGCAACTAACAAGCGCACGAAGGGGCGTCGAAAAGCAGCGGCTAAAACCCAACGTACTGGCACCCACAGAAAAAACTATCGGCGTAGTACCTACCCAAGTACGCAGATGGAGACCCGCATCGAAACCTCTGCGGGCGGTTTAGTTATCTCTGGTTTAGCGGAATCGGTGCAACCAGACGGGAACGTCGATCTTAGCCGGATTTATGTCGCGCTCATTGGCCGCTTGGATCGGCGGGGCCGATTGCTGTGGTCCATGCCTAAAGGGCACGTGGAAAACGGTGAGGACATCGCTGTCACTGCCGAGCGAGAAGTGTGGGAAGAAACTGGAATCCACGGTGAGGTATTCGCCGAATTAGGAGTCATTGATTACTGGTTCGTTTCCGATGGAACCAGAATCCATAAAACCGTGCACCATCACCTCCTACGCTACGTCGATGGGGCGCTTAACGACGAAGACCCCGAGGTAACCGAAGTCTCTTGGATACCCGCTTCCGCATTAATAGAGCATTTCGCTTACGCCGACGAACGCAAACTTGCCCGAATCGCCCACACTCTTCTGCCAGATCTAGCGCGTAAAGAACTAGCAGAAGGAAGGGGTACCCCGCGATGACTTATATCCGTCACATGTCGTGGCCCCGCACCCTTACTAGTACAATCACGGGTGCCACCGTCATCGGCATCATGGCCGTTTACGGCGGAATCCATCCGCCTGAAGTCTTAGGCGATGCACTGCCCAATTCGCCGACGAATCCGGCAACCGCTGCGCGATGGGTCAATCCCGACGTGCGCACTGAAGAAAACCATCCGGAATTTCGCCTTGAAGTAGTAGGACTCCAGTCTCATATTGCAGTTGGTGAAACACTACCCATCACAATCCGAGTAATAAATGATTCTCCGGAACCACTCCACGGGTTTAGCATTGTCGCACAGCACGCCAATATCCCTGAGTCGTTATCCGCTGCACGTAATATTCTGGCTCAAGATTCCAGCGCGTTCCCGTATTTTGCGGAGCCTATCAATAAATCCGACACGATAGCCCCTGGCCAATCCCGCGAAATCAGCATCTCCATGGCTACCAATGCCACAACGCCAGGCGGGTTAGCCATTGCAACCCCCGGTACCTACCCAATTTCGCTCGGGTTGCGATCCGCTGCCAGCCAAGAATTACTCAGCACCCAACGCTTCCTTATTCATGTCGGGCGGGACACCCCACCAGAACCCACCGATCCCACATCTAACGGAGCAACCAGCACCCCACTCGGCGATACATCATCTGCACAACAACCTACTCGAATGAGTGTGGTTTTCCCCCTCACCGCCCAAGTGGACATCGTCGGTGGCGAGATGGGTGAGGCGCCGAAACAAGCACCGCTGATACTGCACAGTGAGCAATTAGCACAACAATTAACCGAAGGCGGGCGGCTAGATGAATTGCTTGACGATTACGCCGACGAAACAACTGCCTCACCAGGCTTATCTAATGCCATATGTCTGGCATTAGACCCACAATTGGTAGATACCGTCGCACGCATGGCAGATGGTTATATGGTGTCCCACCAACGACCGAGTTCCGTTAGCCAAAACCGCCGCCTTCGTGACTCCTGGAATTTCCAAGCCGAGGAACCACGCGGAACTGTCGGATATGGTGCCGAGGCGGCCCGCGAGTGGCTCGACCGTTTAGCACAGCTTGCCCAACAGGCATCCTGCACTGTCGCTTTGCCGTGGGCGAACACTGACATCAACGCGGTTGCAGCCACCGGAAACCAATGGACCATGCGTGAGGCTATTCAGCAAGGCACCGCCACTATCGCGCGCGTGCTGAATATCACCCCGTTAAGCAATGTTGTTATTCCAGGCAGTGGTTATATCACCGAACAAACCGCACCCCAATTGCGGTGGGCGGACACCGCTAGCTTCACCACCACTAACGATGATGGCGAAATCTCCTATCCGGATATCGCCGCCGATTGGTCGAAGCGAGCCAGCGGTACTGCACCGTCCGAACCAGCAATCAGCGAGCCCGTTTCGGTTCTCGTTGCCGACAATACGGTGTGGAACACCCCCCAATCAGGACGTTTCGCCTACCTTGCCCCCGGCGTTCGGGCAGTTAGTTACCCTGGTTCGCTAGCTGCGACATTAGCCGAAGCGACCCCTAATCCCATTACTGTTGGCTACGGCAGCTACAGCTCCCGCTACGATTCCCGAATCGATGCCCTCGCTGCCCGGCGCGCCACTGGTGATGCCGCTATCCGCATGACCGTTGGGGAATATAATTTCGCCGCAACGGACAAACCATTGTTGGTTCAAATGCCGCCCACGCTTTCTGATGCCACCCAGTGGTTATCTACTATCGGCCAGTTGCTTGACTCCGCGGCTGCAAGCCCAATGACATTATCGGAATACGTTACGCCTTCCGGTGTGGAGACAACGGAATTAGACCGGTTGACCGCCGAACGGCTCGCTAGCGGTGAAGCACTTGAATTTGGTGCGCCTTACGACGACCCCACGGTTATCTCCGATACGGAGGTGCTACAGGCGCAGCGTCAATTACAATCAGTGGATAATCTGACCCAATTAATGATGACTGATCCAGCCATTGCGTTGACCCCTTATGGGTTTACTGCGCCGCTGCGCCACGACGTGCTGCGTGCGTTTACCCATAACGACCGCGCCGCGATCGCGACCTACGACGCCCATGTCGCCGATGCCAAGAGCCTGCTTAATAACAATTATCAAGTGTTGACGGAACTTCGTACCTCAGTGACATTGCTCCCGCCAGGTAACGTCTATACCCGAATCTCAGATTCCTCGCCGCTTCTCATTGTGGCTCAGAACGGCTTGCCACTTCCGGTAGATGCCCGAATTAGGTATAACGGCCCACGTGGCGCCCATATTAATGTGCCAGAAAACTTGTTTATTCCCGCCAAAGGATCCATCACGGTTCACATGACCGCCGACCTACCCACCAATTCCGCAGATCACCGTACCGATTTGTCGCTGTGGTTGGCAGCGAACGATGATTCGCAGTTCTCGGAACCAGTAACAATTGGTGTGCAAACCCGTTCCGGCATCATCGGCGCTTCCGGTTTGGTGGTAGTCGCGCTTATCGGCTTAGTAACTGCGCTGTTTGGCCGCATTGCTTATCGACGAATCCGGCACCAGCGCCCAGAAGAACACTAATCGCTTCGGCCACACCGACACTGGTAGAACCAGCACTTTTGGTGCATCGCTGTACATTACATCTGGCTGTTCCAGGTTCATTGGTGATGCTGGGGTATCGCTTGGGGGTACGCCGCGCTTGATATAGTACATTATCTATATGGATTCACGCTGGTGGCCAGTGGATTTGTGAGGGTAGATAAAAATGATCATGAAAAAATCAGAAACCATTCCGCGCGAAAAAGCGAATTCTCATTTAACACGCCGCATCGCGGCTCCGATTGTAATCTGCTGTGTCTTTTTTCTATCTGGCTGCGGGTTAGCTGGCCCCATTAGCCACTATCTCGCCGCCAAAAACCAGGCACAGACTCAGCAGCATTTGGTGTCAACACCTGCCGCTGAACCGGAAACGCTAGGGGAGGTTTTAGAAGCGGGTACTGGCACGTTTGATTTGAATGATCCGAACTTCAAAATTTTTAATCCGTGTACGGAGATCTCTCAGGAAGAATACGCGCAGCTTGGTTTCACGTTTTCGGTGGAGCCTCATGTGACGATGGATCATTTAATCATTTGTTCGTTAAAGTCCATTGATAGTTCCAATAGTGACTTTGGCGTTAGTATCGCAGCTGACACTGTCACGCCGGACCAGGTCACTACTTATGCGGAAGTGGTCACCGATCCAGTAATTCCACTACCTGAGCACTGGTATCAACATAAATACCATGACTTCGGTGATGAAGATTTAGAAAATAACTGTACTATTGTCGTGCCGACCAATCGGGGACGAATCGTTGTTACCTCACTAACGTCTTCTTCTGTTTTTAAATTGGCACCAGAAACTGTGTGCCAGAAATCAGTAGATACATTGCAGAAAATCTTCGCACTACAGCGTTAATGGGACTTCGAGCCAACGTGTACGCGATATAAAGTGGCGTCATTGAAAAAATTGAAGTCACACAGAGTCTGGGGTGGGTAGTTCCATGAAGTTCACTTCCAATTACTACAATTTTTTCGGCCATAGGGTTCGAAGCTTCACTAAGGAGATCATTCCCGAGTGTTTGGATTTGTTGGATCGTAACGGCATGGCTGTAGATGTGGCGCACGATCGCGCGCTTCTGACACGTAGCCGACTATACGGTTTGTAACGCCTTCGGTGGGTCCAGCAACCCAGTATGATTACACACCATCCCCACTCCTTAAAGCATTGAGGTTTGGGGATGGTTTTGTTTTTAGGCAGCTACCCCGGATCACCTGGTGTATGACGGGCTGTGGTAGGTCTGCGGCGTTTAAGCGTCGAAAAGCAAAGAACAAATTTCCGGGTTAACGTGCTGGCTAATACCTTGCTTGGACACAGGCTAACAGGTCATCCGCGCTGGTTAGTTGTGACTAATGCTACAAGAACTCCTGCGATAGCTTTTATCACTGATAATCTGAATTATTTAAGTAGTAATCAATGCGGCCGTTACTGATCGTTATCAGTGAGGCTGCTTGATGGACCCACATCAACCCAAGGAGTGTTCGCACTTGAGTGAGAACGGTCAACAGCCGGGACTTCGCCGACGAATAATCCCGCCCACGCCGCCCGCACCTGTGCCCACAGCGCGGAAGGTCCAGGCACAACCCAAACCTGCCAACGACCGTTCCAAGCTCAATCAGGCACCCCCGGCCATCGCCGCGTTAGCGGCAGCGGAATCTGGCACGACTACCACGACGCCGCACCGCGACCGGGGGACACACCAAGCTAAAAACAACGGATCGGTAGCGGTAGCAACTGAAGCGCCGGATTCGGTTGATACAACAGAAACTTCGACGGAAACATCTGATTCCAAGGTGCTGCAATCAACCGGTTCCATGGCGATAGCCACCTTGCTAAGCCGTATTACTGGGTTCCTGCGCAATGTTTTGATCACCGCGACACTGGGCAATGCGATCGCTTCGGCATTCAATATCGCCAACCAGTTACCCAACCTAGTAACCGAAATCGTCTTGGGTGCGGTGCTAACCTCACTCGTGGTGCCGGTGTTAGTGCGTGCCGAAAAAGAAGACCCGGATCGGGGTGAAGCCTTTATTAGGCGACTATTTACGCTAGCGATGACGTTATTGGGAGTCATCACGATAGCCTCGGTGATAGCCGCACCGTTGCTGACCCGAATCATGTTGAAATCCGAGGGTCAAGTAAATGTGGTTCAGGCGACGAGTTTCGCTTATTGGCTGCTACCACAGATCTTTTTCTATGGGCTTTTTGCTCTACTCATGGCGGTGTTAAACACCAAAGATATCTTCAAACCCGGCGCGTGGGCCCCGGTGATCAATAACATCATTGTGCTGGCGGTGATGACCACCTACTGGTTTGTTCCGGGTGAAATCGATCCTAAAAACCCGGCGGGTATTTTCGATCCACACATCATGCTGTTAGGCATCGGCACCACCCTTGGTGTGATTGTCCAGGCTTTGATTCTCATTCCGTATATTAAAAAGGCTGGGGTATCCCTCAAACCGCTGTGGGGGATTGATGCCAGGCTCAAACAATTTGGTGGTATGGCGGCAGCCATTGTGGTGTATGTGGCCATATCGCAATTGGGTTACACAGTAACGACACGTATCGCCTCCGAGGCAGACGCCGGCGCACCGAATACCTATTATCAGGCGTGGTTATTGCTGCAGGTACCGTACGGCATCATCGGCGTTACTCTTCTGACGGCGATCATGCCACGGTTGTCGCGTAATGCCGCCGATGGTGACGATCGCGCGGTGGTGCGGGATTTGGTGGTTGGTTCCAAACTGACCTTTATCGCGCTTATTCCTATCGTGGTGTTCTTCACCATTTTCGGCACCGCGATTGCCAAGGGATTGTTCCTGTACGGCAAGTTTGACCTCAATGACGCCACGATCCTTGGGTGGACGTTAAGCTTCTCCGCGTTTACGTTAATCCCGTATGCCACCGTACTGCTGCATTTGCGCGTGTTTTACGCCCGGGAAGAGGCGTGGACACCGACGTTTATTATTGCTGGCATCACCGCAACAAAAGTGGCGCTGTCCATGCTGGCACCAGTTTTCGCCAGTTCGCCGCAGCGAGTTGTGGTGTTGCTGGCGGCGGCTAATGGTTTCGGTTTCATCGCTGGCGCGGTTATCGGTGGGTTTTTATTACGCCGCAAACTCGGTCGGCTTAGCACCGTTGAGGTGGGGCGCACCTGCGCCTGGGCATTGGGGGCATCCATCTTCGCGGGAATGTCAGCCTACGGCCTGATTGCGGTGTTATCGGACACTTTGGATCCAGTGTGGAACATGCTGGGCAGCATCGGCTACCTGGTGCAATTGGCGATCGTTGGCCTGTTTTTCCTCATCATTACTGGCATTGTTCTTTCCAGGTCCGGCTTGGATGAGTTGGCAGTTTTGGGCCGGGTGGTTCAACGCATCCCTGGGGTGGGCAAGTACATCAACCCACCTTTAGCAAGCGACGAAATTCCAGAGGCAGGTGGTGTGCAGCAATTACGGGCTGCGGCTACCTATATCGACGATTCCTTCAACGCGACCCCAGTACCGCCGCCGATGTCAGCTGGCATTGTGCGGGGGCCGCGCCTGGTTCCCGGCGCGGAAGTTTCCGACGGCATGTTCCGATTATTGGCTGACCACGGCTCGGTGCCGGGGGCGCGGTTCTGGCATGCTAAAGAAAAAGCAACCGGTAGGGAAGTGGCGTTGACGTTTGTGGATACTTCCGGGTTGGCACCGTTGGCACCAGCAAGCCCGGCGGATGCCCGCGCCGCAAGTGAACGGGTTGCTCTGCGTACCTTGAACCTCGGGCGGCTTTCTAGCCCGGCCATTGCGTCAAATATTGAGGTACGTTCATACCGTAATGGGTGTTTAGTAATCGCCGATTGGGTTCCGGGAAGTTCCCTTGCCTCGGTGGCAGACGAAGATGTTAATCCCTATGCTGCTGCCCATGCGATGCGACCGTTGGTTGCGGCCTCCACGCACGGAGTTCTTGGCGTGGATAACCGGGCACGTATTCGTATCAATACCGATGGCATTGCAGTTTTAGCGTTCCCTGCTGTTTTGGATTCGGCATCCACCGAACAAGATTTACGGTCACTACGTACCGCGCTGAGTTCGCTTGTCGACGCCCCCACCGCACCCGAGAGCATACATTCGTTGCTTACCTGCGAATTGGCGGACCTACCGGGCGCCTACGACAACCTATTCAAGGACGTACCGCAGGAACACACCAGCAAGCTGGATCAATCACTCGCCGTTACCGAGGAGGAAGCACCGAAACCAGTTGAAACGCCTGGATTTGGCCGCAAAGGTTACTCCACCACAGCCACCGGTATCGTCATTGTTGGTGCAACGTTGCTCGTGATTGTCGCCGCGTTGATTACCGCTTATCTGACTTCCTGGGTCAACCGAGATAACGATGAGTCGCCGCTTAAACCGGAAACGCTGCATTCGATTCCGTCGACAAGTCAGACGCACCCAGGTGTGATTCTTGATTCCGAATCCGCATGGGGCTGGCCAGTGCCAAACGAAACCGCAGCACTAAGTCATGATGGTGACCCGGCAACAGTGTGGAATGCGGAACCAGAATCCGGATTACTGATCACGCTACCCGAAAATCAGATGCTCAATACCGTAGTGGTTAGTGGGGCATCTGTCGGGACCGAAATTACAATTTTGGGTGCAGCTGATACGGAATTGACCACCGCTGCAGCCCGAACTGGTATTGACACGCTGGTAGAGGAGTACACACTTGCCAGCACTACCATCACTCAGTCTCGCACTAACATCCCACTGGATACCCCAGAATCGGTGAACGAGGTCGTTGTGTGGATCAACACCAGAGCCGATGGTGAACCCACAACAATTGCGGAAATCCAGTTAGTTGGGTCCCCGTAGCTCATTAAATTACAAGGCTTTACCCCACCGGCAGTACCAGTCACCCTTGGTTCTGCTAGTGGGGTTTTCTCATGGGGATTAGTCGGTAAAAATACGACGGGGGCAGTGGATAGGTGTGCCTTATCGGGGTTAGAACGAACGCTAAAAAATCAAAGGCACGACAGAAGGCTTTTAGAATATCTGCTGGTAGCACCCCACAAAAATAACAAAACTGCTAACTTTAATTTTCGCAGCAAAATCGCGATAAATATATTGCGCAGCCAAAACCTTTAAAAACCACCACATATTAGTCAAACATTAACTAGGAAGTTATTTCCAATAGTACGTATCTAACCCAACTAACCAGAAGGCTAATTTATACATCTTGGGGGAGAAATGGTGGAACACACACTACAACACACCACATCAACCACGGAGTCAACCGCAGAGTTACTCACCGAAGAAATCACGCGGTTATCCGATGCCAATCTGTATAAACAGCCACATTCCACCGTCGAAAAGTACCAAGATGCAACCGACGACGAACTCATCGCCGCCTACCTAGGTGGCGACACCAACGCTTTTACCGCAATCATCACCAGGCACCACCGCATGCTATGGTGGGCGGCACGCCGCCACGTTGACTGCGATCATGACGCCGAAGACGTACTACAGGAAACGTTGCTGACCGTTAGCCGTAGTCTTGATAAATACAGCGGTTACGCCAAATTACGAACCTGGCTATACCGACTAGTCTGCAACGCCGCATACGATTACCGACACCGAGTAATCAAAAAAGAAGTAGCTGAACTCGATGATCCCGAAGGGCAGTATTCCCGCGACTCCCGCATCAGCTACGATCCCCTAAAAACCCACGCCGAAACTATGACAGTAAACACAGTTGTTAACTCACTGCCAACTGAGCATCGCGACGCCATTATCCTCATGGACTTCCAAGGATATAACCTCACTCAAGCAGCGGAATTACAAGGTGTTAAGCCTGGAACCATCAAATCGCGCCGGGCTCGGGCTAAAGCACAAATCAGAGAAATGTTGGGCGAAATCGCGGGCTAAACACAACGACACAAAGCAAGGCGGAATAGACTGGACTTCCACATGGTTGTATTGGATGAGGACGATACATCCCAATAGAAATTATTATTGACAAAATTTTTTACTGGAAGGCAGACTACATGACCGAAGCAGAAACCTCGGTACATGATCTGATCATTATCGGATCCGGCCCAGCTGGTTACACAGCGGCACTCTATGCTGCACGGGCCGAACTTAAGCCGGTTGTTTTCGAAGGCTACGAATCAGGTGGATCGCTAATGACCACCACAGAGGTGGAGAATTTCCCTGGATTCCCCGAAGGCATTCAAGGTCCTGAGCTCATGGATCACATGCGCAACCAAGCGGAAAAATTTGGTGCTGATCTCAGAATGGAAGAAGTAACCAAGGTTGATCTCACCGGAGACATCAAAAAAGTGTGGTCCGATTCGGGTGAACACCATGCACGTAGCGTGATTCTTGCCACTGGTTCCGCCCCTCGCTACCTGAATGTTCCAGGAGAACAAGAGTTACTTGGTCGAGGTGTATCCGCATGCGCTACCTGTGACGGGTTCTTCTTTAAAGACCACCACATCGCCGTTATCGGCGGTGGAGATTCAGCCATGGAGGAAGCAATCTTCCTCACCAAGTTCGCAACCACCGTCACCATTGTGCATCGTCGCGAAGAATTCCGAGCTTCTCCGATCATGTTGGAGCGGGCACGAAACAACGAGAAAATCAATTTCCTCACGAACAAGACCGTTGCGAAGGTGCTGGGGGACAACGCTGTTTCCGGCCTGGAACTCACCGACACCGTCACCGGGGAAACCTCAACCTTAGATGCGACCGCGCTTTTCGTCGCTATCGGGCACGATCCTCGTTCACAGCTTTTTAGCGATGTCGTAACCACCGACGACGCAGGCTATGTTGTTGTGGAACACCCATCTACCCGGACCAATATTCCCGGTGTATTTGCCATCGGTGACCTGGTAGATAACCATTATCGCCAAGCGATCACCGCAGCAGGTTCTGGTTGTCGTGGCGCTATCGATGCCCAAAACTACCTAGCTGAGCTATAAGCTGTTGTGTACAGTTTGCAGTCCGCTTAACTAAAACCACAGAAAGAAAAGGATACAGTCATGTCCATTGTTACCATCACCGAACAAAACTTCCGTACCGAAGTAGTCGAATCCGATAAACCAGTCCTCGTGGACTTTTGGGCTGAGTGGTGTGGTCCCTGCAAGAAACTTAATCCCGTCATCGAGGAAATCGCAGCTGAGTATTCCGACAAACTTGTGGTTGGCAAAGTCAATGTCGATCAGGAACGAAACTTAGCTGCCATGTTCCAAGTCATGTCCATTCCTACCCTTATTGTGTATAAGAATGGCGAGCTAGTGGACCAGTTCTTGCCTGGTCGCAACAAGCAAGCGATCGTGGCAAAATTCGAGAATCATTTGTGACTGGTATTCTGATCCAAAGCAACAATCGATTTACTACATTAGAACTAGATTGAATTGCAATGGATTGGAGTACCGTGTCTGAGGTGTTGAAAGTCGGCGACCATAGCCCCCGGGTCGCCGAAGTGCGTGCTGCATTAGCGCGTCTTGGGTTAATCCCAAATTTTAGTCAAGATGTTAAAACTGATCAGGTTTTCAAAGACTCAGACACGATCTTTGACGCGGAATTGGAAGCTGCACTACGTGGCTTCCAACAATCCCGAGGCATCATCGCCTCCGGCGAAATCGACGAAACCACACTTCGGGTTCTAAGGGAAGCGTCCTATAGGCTAGGTGCCCGGGTTTTAAGCTATCAACCCAATAATGAGATGATCGGCGACGATGTCGTCCAACTGCAAAAACAACTGCAGGAACTCGGCTTCTATGCTGACCGGATCGATGGTCATTTCGGACCCTGCACCCACCAGGGTTTGTTGAAGTACCAAATGAATTACGGGCTGAATATGGATGGGATTTGCGGCCCCAATACTATCCGCGCCCTTGGACGACTCGGTCGCAGAATTACCGGCGGTTCACCACAAAACCTCCATGAACGCGAACGCATGCGCGCCGCTGGCCCTAGATTAACCGGAAAACGGGTAGTTATTGACCCATCACTTGGTGGGGCTGATAAGGGGCTAACCGTTAGTGGCATCTATGGTGACATCACTGAAGAAGAATTAATGTGGGACCTGGCCTGCCGGGTTGAAGGCCGCATGATTGCAGCCGGCATGGAAACCATCGTGTCACGTCCCCGTCAAGACAACCCATCGCTTCGGCAGCGAGCGGACATAGCCAACGCTTTCAACGCCGATTTGATGATCTGCCTGCAAGCTGATCGCTATCGCAACGACAAAGCCTCTGGCTGCGCGACATTTTATTTCGGATCCGAAATGGGTAATTCCTCTATGACCGGAGAATTGCTCTCTGGTTTTATTCAGCGGGAAATCGCCGCTCGCACCAAGCTGGTCAACTGCGGAAATCATGCTCGCACATGGGATTTGTTACGAATGACACAGATGCCTTGTGTGGAGGTTGTTACTGGTTATCTTACTAACCCAGGCGATGTCCGGATTCTTACTAATCCGGCAAAACGTGACGCCATTGCCGAAGCGATTGTCGTCGCTGTTAAACGACTATATTTAATGGATCGTGACGATCAACCTACTGGAACTTACAAGTTCAGTCAGTTACTGGAACAAGAAATGCTTGATGTTTAAGCATAAATCCGGTTAAGTAGTTCTTCCGCCGCCAGCTCCGTGAGTAATTCGCGCACTGGCGGCAATTCCATTCTCAGCCTAGGTAACACTGGATGATCCTGGACCACCATAAAACCAGCGGATTCCCAGAAATGGACATCAATAAGCCCCACAGAACCCGCACATTCGACTATTCGCGCCACCGATTCATCGGTAAGCGAAGCGGCTCTCGACGCTGCTTCACTACGGAGTCCAAAAACCTCAACAGCGGGTACTTCTGCTGCGACCAATTCCATCACCACAGCATCAACCATCACCGTTTCTAATCCAGTATCAGCAATCACCGGATCAATGTGCAACGAGGTTATCAGTCGCGCATCTGGTGACACTGGCGCACTGGGTAGTTGCACCACCCCTGGCGCAACAGCGGGATTACAATAAAGGATCGTTGCGATTGCCCTAATTGGCGCAACTGTTGGACGCGGGTGAATCAGATTGAAACCACCAGAATCCCCCTCCAATAACCCGGTGGC
The nucleotide sequence above comes from Corynebacterium mustelae. Encoded proteins:
- a CDS encoding NUDIX hydrolase, producing the protein MTENNRPHHTKRSGDDTSRRRRHRRGRGEGSGKNTHDSHKTNRKAPNRNTRQSEQSANPSSPTPNAVAGGKREKPNNAQSATNRTKNRRRRTSEPAQTATNKRTKGRRKAAAKTQRTGTHRKNYRRSTYPSTQMETRIETSAGGLVISGLAESVQPDGNVDLSRIYVALIGRLDRRGRLLWSMPKGHVENGEDIAVTAEREVWEETGIHGEVFAELGVIDYWFVSDGTRIHKTVHHHLLRYVDGALNDEDPEVTEVSWIPASALIEHFAYADERKLARIAHTLLPDLARKELAEGRGTPR
- the murJ gene encoding murein biosynthesis integral membrane protein MurJ, with translation MDPHQPKECSHLSENGQQPGLRRRIIPPTPPAPVPTARKVQAQPKPANDRSKLNQAPPAIAALAAAESGTTTTTPHRDRGTHQAKNNGSVAVATEAPDSVDTTETSTETSDSKVLQSTGSMAIATLLSRITGFLRNVLITATLGNAIASAFNIANQLPNLVTEIVLGAVLTSLVVPVLVRAEKEDPDRGEAFIRRLFTLAMTLLGVITIASVIAAPLLTRIMLKSEGQVNVVQATSFAYWLLPQIFFYGLFALLMAVLNTKDIFKPGAWAPVINNIIVLAVMTTYWFVPGEIDPKNPAGIFDPHIMLLGIGTTLGVIVQALILIPYIKKAGVSLKPLWGIDARLKQFGGMAAAIVVYVAISQLGYTVTTRIASEADAGAPNTYYQAWLLLQVPYGIIGVTLLTAIMPRLSRNAADGDDRAVVRDLVVGSKLTFIALIPIVVFFTIFGTAIAKGLFLYGKFDLNDATILGWTLSFSAFTLIPYATVLLHLRVFYAREEAWTPTFIIAGITATKVALSMLAPVFASSPQRVVVLLAAANGFGFIAGAVIGGFLLRRKLGRLSTVEVGRTCAWALGASIFAGMSAYGLIAVLSDTLDPVWNMLGSIGYLVQLAIVGLFFLIITGIVLSRSGLDELAVLGRVVQRIPGVGKYINPPLASDEIPEAGGVQQLRAAATYIDDSFNATPVPPPMSAGIVRGPRLVPGAEVSDGMFRLLADHGSVPGARFWHAKEKATGREVALTFVDTSGLAPLAPASPADARAASERVALRTLNLGRLSSPAIASNIEVRSYRNGCLVIADWVPGSSLASVADEDVNPYAAAHAMRPLVAASTHGVLGVDNRARIRINTDGIAVLAFPAVLDSASTEQDLRSLRTALSSLVDAPTAPESIHSLLTCELADLPGAYDNLFKDVPQEHTSKLDQSLAVTEEEAPKPVETPGFGRKGYSTTATGIVIVGATLLVIVAALITAYLTSWVNRDNDESPLKPETLHSIPSTSQTHPGVILDSESAWGWPVPNETAALSHDGDPATVWNAEPESGLLITLPENQMLNTVVVSGASVGTEITILGAADTELTTAAARTGIDTLVEEYTLASTTITQSRTNIPLDTPESVNEVVVWINTRADGEPTTIAEIQLVGSP
- a CDS encoding CCA tRNA nucleotidyltransferase — encoded protein: MTEHIETLSVRTPKEALAQAQTALQPLMPVVAPLAELFHNQGHKLYLVGGSVRDALLGSLGHDLDFTTDARPDVVLKILEGCADAVWDTGIVFGTVSAEMAGQQIEITTFRSDVYDGDSRNPQVQFGDTLAGDLIRRDFRVNAMAIEILPDGTMEFFDPVAGLADLVTGTLDTPAAPEQSFNDDPLRMLRATRFVSQLGFKVADRVYDALVELAPHIQRITAERVQAELDKTILGAAPWDGIDLMVETGLADFVFPELPALKLTQDEHQQHKDVYRHSLTVLKQAVDREDEPDLILRWAALTHDIGKPDTREFTEAGKVTFHHHEVVGAKLVRKRLRALKYPKAVVKDVSQLVYLHMRFHGFSEGQWTDSAVRRYVTDAGELLPKLHKLVRADCTTRNKRKAERLQRTYDHLESRIADIAAQEDLARVRPDLDGNEIMQILNLKPGPEVGKAWAFLKELRLEYGPLERDVAIQKLLEWWANQNASSND
- a CDS encoding RNA polymerase sigma factor; translated protein: MVEHTLQHTTSTTESTAELLTEEITRLSDANLYKQPHSTVEKYQDATDDELIAAYLGGDTNAFTAIITRHHRMLWWAARRHVDCDHDAEDVLQETLLTVSRSLDKYSGYAKLRTWLYRLVCNAAYDYRHRVIKKEVAELDDPEGQYSRDSRISYDPLKTHAETMTVNTVVNSLPTEHRDAIILMDFQGYNLTQAAELQGVKPGTIKSRRARAKAQIREMLGEIAG
- a CDS encoding DUF3558 family protein, which produces MKKSETIPREKANSHLTRRIAAPIVICCVFFLSGCGLAGPISHYLAAKNQAQTQQHLVSTPAAEPETLGEVLEAGTGTFDLNDPNFKIFNPCTEISQEEYAQLGFTFSVEPHVTMDHLIICSLKSIDSSNSDFGVSIAADTVTPDQVTTYAEVVTDPVIPLPEHWYQHKYHDFGDEDLENNCTIVVPTNRGRIVVTSLTSSSVFKLAPETVCQKSVDTLQKIFALQR